The nucleotide sequence AAAGAAAAATTTAGCCGAACGCAATCAAATCATTGACGAATTAAAAGATTTGGTTGAAAATACCGATAATTTCAATGCTGCTTTAAAGGATATTCAACAATTGCGTGAACGCTGGAAAACTGCTGGTGCCATACCCAAAGATAATTACAACCACGTATGGAATAATTTTCATTTTCATTTAGAACGTTTTTACGATCAGTTGCATTTAGACCGTGAGGCACGTGATTTAGATTTTAAAAACAATCTGGAACAAAAGCAAAAAATTGTTGAACGTGCTACCGAACTGCTTAGCGAAACAGATATTCGTAAAGCGTTCAGAGAACTACAGGTATTACACCGCATCTGGAAAGAAGAAATTGGTCCGGTTGCCAAAGAACATCGCGAAGAAATTTGGCAAAATTTTAGCAATGTTACCAAACAATTACACGAAAAACGGGAGGCCTTACAAAATGAAATCCGTGAAAAAGAAGAAAAAAATCTTCATAAAAAGAATGAGCTAATTTCAAACATTAATCAAATTTCATCTAAAGAATTCACCTCTCACAACGATTGGCAAAATGCTATTAAACAAATTGAAGAATTAAGAACCGCTTTTTTTGGCACAGGCAGAGTTCCGGCTGAACAAAACGAAGAAACGTGGACAGCTTTTAAAAACGCTACAAGAAATTTTAATGTTTCTAAAAATAATTTTTATAAAGACATTAAAAAAGAACAACAAGATAATTTACAAAAGAAACAAGATTTGGTCAATCAGGCAAAAGCGTTATGCGAAAGCAACGATTTTGATTCGGTTACACCTGCAATGAAAAAAATTCAAGAAGACTGGAAACACATTGGTCATGTGCCTCGAAAATTTTCGGATAGTTTGTGGAAAGAATTTAAACAAATCTGCAACTCTTATTTTGACCGTTTGCATACCGAACGAAACAAAGAAATTGAAGCAGAAATGCAAAATTTCGACAAAAAGAAGGAATATCTTGAAAGTTTAAAGGATTTTGAGTTAACAGGCGATCACAAAACCGATTTAGATGCCATTAAAGTTCATATTGAAAACTGGAAAAACATTGGTATTGTTCCGCAAACACGTCGTCACATCGAAGGTAAATTCAATAAAATTTTAGACGCTTTGTTTGATAAATTAAGTATGTCTAAAAAGGATGCTGAACTGGTAAAATTTCATAATAAAATAGAACATTTAATTGAAAACAATGACAGCCGTCGTTTACATAATGAATCGGTTTTTGTGCATAGAAAAATTGATGAAAT is from Flavobacterium dauae and encodes:
- a CDS encoding DUF349 domain-containing protein, giving the protein MLEEKNDNLPQADGLTTKNNTDTIVDAINSTNAEENETSSINENQEIPLLNYDELSLDELNSELNNLIKNEKITAIREHIENIKRSFLTKYNEFIDEKKEAFLEENPDAFSSDFQYDLPAKNLFDSLYHTYKEQKNAHFKSIQDQLKKNLAERNQIIDELKDLVENTDNFNAALKDIQQLRERWKTAGAIPKDNYNHVWNNFHFHLERFYDQLHLDREARDLDFKNNLEQKQKIVERATELLSETDIRKAFRELQVLHRIWKEEIGPVAKEHREEIWQNFSNVTKQLHEKREALQNEIREKEEKNLHKKNELISNINQISSKEFTSHNDWQNAIKQIEELRTAFFGTGRVPAEQNEETWTAFKNATRNFNVSKNNFYKDIKKEQQDNLQKKQDLVNQAKALCESNDFDSVTPAMKKIQEDWKHIGHVPRKFSDSLWKEFKQICNSYFDRLHTERNKEIEAEMQNFDKKKEYLESLKDFELTGDHKTDLDAIKVHIENWKNIGIVPQTRRHIEGKFNKILDALFDKLSMSKKDAELVKFHNKIEHLIENNDSRRLHNESVFVHRKIDEIQSEIFQLENNVQFISNAKADNPLVKEINKNIDRHKDELKLWKEKLMQLKNINKNDA